The following nucleotide sequence is from Sphingomonas swuensis.
CGGTCGCCGAGGGGCGGCCGATCGAGCGCCACCAGCCTGCCACGATCGGCGGCGAGCGGCGGATGCTCCGGCTGGTCGACGTGCCGCTCCCCGGTGGCGCGGTCGCTGGCTATGCGGTCGACATCCAGGAACTGGAGGACGCGAGGCTCGAGCTCGACCGCTACATCGCCAGCCAGCGGGAGCTCGCCGACCGAATGACGGCCGGCGCGGTCCAGTTCGACCCCGATCGTAGCCTGTCCTTCTACAACCGGCCGTTCGCCATCCTCTCGGGGATCGAGCATGAGTGGCTCGACGAGAAGCCCGAGTTCGACCGGCTGCTAGAGCGGATGCGCGAGAACCACCGACTGCCCGAGGTCCGCGACTTTCCCGAGTGGAAGGCCGAGCGGCGCGGCTGGTTCACCTCGGCCGAGGAAGCGCATGAGGAGGAGTGGGTGCTCGCCAACGGCGACCATCTGCGGGTCGTCGGCCAGCCGCTGCCCGATGGAAGCCTGCGGCTGATCTTCGAGGACCGGACCGAGCAGGTCCGGCTGGCGAGCGCCCGCGACACGCTGCTGCGGGTGCGCACCGCGACCTTCGACAATCTGTTCGAAGGCGTCGCGGTGTTCGCGTCGGACGGGCGGCTCTACCTGTGGAACCGCCGCTTCGGCGACTTCTGGAGCCTCGAGGAGAGCTGGCTCGCCGAGCATCCGCGGGTCGACGAGCTGGTCCCGGCCTTCGCTGCGCGACTGGTCAACCCGACCGCCGCCGCCCGGCTTCGCGAGCTGGTTCGTGCGGCGACCACCGAACGGCGCGCCGAGCAGGGCCGGATCAGCCTTGCCGACGGGCGCCACTTTGCCTTCGCCGCGGTCCCGCTGCCCGACGGCAATGCGCTTTTCACGATGATCGACGTCACCGACAGCAGCCGGATCGAGTCCGCGCTTCGCGAGCGGGCGGAAGCGCTCGAGCAGGCCGACAAGGTCCGCACCGACTTCGTCGCCAATATGAGCTACGAGCTGCGCACCCCGCTGACCTCGATCGGCGGGTTCGCCGAGATGCTCAACGGCGGTTATGCCGGCGAGCTCAGCGCGAGCGGCCGCGACTATGTCTCCGCCATCCTCGAATCGGTTGCGCGCCTGTCGCGGCTGATCGACGACGTGCTCGACCTCACCCAGGGCGAGAAGGGCGAGGTCGCGCTCGAGCGCGAGCGGGTGGACCTTGCCGGAATGGTCCGCAGCGTCGCCGAGGGGATGGAGGCGGCGGCGCGGACCAAGCGCCTCAAGCTCAAGGTCGCGGTGGGCGAAGGGACGGGCTCGGTTCTTGGCGACAGCCGCCGGCTCCGCGAGAGCCTCGAACATGTGCTGCGCAATGCCATCGCCTACACCGAGAAGGGCGAGGTGCGGGTGGTGACCCGCGGCGACGACGGTCAGGCCGAGATCCTTGTGTCGGACACGGGTCCGGGCCTCACCCCCGACGCACAAAGCCAGGTGTTCGAGCGCTTCACCCGGCTCGGCGAGGTGCGCGGCGAGGCGGCGCTCGGCCTCGGCCTCCCGCTGACCCGCCAGTTCATCGAGGCCCATGGCGGCACGGTTCAGATGTCGAGCCAGCCGGGGCAGGGGACCAACGTGCTGATC
It contains:
- a CDS encoding sensor histidine kinase codes for the protein MTSGWAGETGVALAGIAALCLLAAALLILVAARQLRRAHQAQAAHRLARDLLKASPTRPLLIHPDGSLELDSALAQELGMASSLPALEALAGEDHGLDRDDISRLRELLAPAVLSGERVETLVRIAGSATILDVRGGAAPPGSPPGTILLWLSDSGTAAAERSELSARLAATEQAFDALTHLIEAAPFPMWVRGQDLQLALVNRAFVTAVEATDADEVVKRGIELVESARADSARQGAVEAVAEGRPIERHQPATIGGERRMLRLVDVPLPGGAVAGYAVDIQELEDARLELDRYIASQRELADRMTAGAVQFDPDRSLSFYNRPFAILSGIEHEWLDEKPEFDRLLERMRENHRLPEVRDFPEWKAERRGWFTSAEEAHEEEWVLANGDHLRVVGQPLPDGSLRLIFEDRTEQVRLASARDTLLRVRTATFDNLFEGVAVFASDGRLYLWNRRFGDFWSLEESWLAEHPRVDELVPAFAARLVNPTAAARLRELVRAATTERRAEQGRISLADGRHFAFAAVPLPDGNALFTMIDVTDSSRIESALRERAEALEQADKVRTDFVANMSYELRTPLTSIGGFAEMLNGGYAGELSASGRDYVSAILESVARLSRLIDDVLDLTQGEKGEVALERERVDLAGMVRSVAEGMEAAARTKRLKLKVAVGEGTGSVLGDSRRLRESLEHVLRNAIAYTEKGEVRVVTRGDDGQAEILVSDTGPGLTPDAQSQVFERFTRLGEVRGEAALGLGLPLTRQFIEAHGGTVQMSSQPGQGTNVLISLPRGSR